ATCGATCTGACATTGGAACATTCATCATTATTTATATAAAGTTTGAGGGAGAACGCTTTTCTTCTCCAAGCACTTCTTTTTGAAGATATTTCCCGGTTAGCGAAAAAAAGATGACCGAATCCTCATTTGGCTTATATAGTTTTTTTACTTCTATTTTCAATCGAAGAAAATCGGCATCTGTCAACTCACCTTCAAAAACCGAATTTTGAATATGATGCAGATATTTTCGAAATATTTTTAACATTTTTCCAACTCTTTTTTCCCCAACATCATAAACAGCTATATAATACATTTCAATAATTTTTTTGAAATTACACATTCGAACTTACCACCATATTTTAAATCCTTCATAGTTTTTTTCTCCAAGAAGATGTTTGATAAGTCGATAACACTCCAACCTGATTAAACGACGAAAAGATACTTGCCTATCTAAACTGCGGTGCTTAATTGTAGTTCGCAGTTTATCCTCAAATTCGCTGACAAAAATCTTCTGGCCCGCATTATTCAAATGGCAAAAATTCATGGCTTGAGCAAAATGCTTGGCTTGAAGTGCTTGCGTATTAATCAGTTTGAAAATAATGCGATCGACAAAAATCGGTTTAAAAATCTCTGCCAAATCAAGTGCCAGCGAAAAGCGTCGCTCGGAAGGCTCGTGTAAAAAAGAAATAGCAGGATGAAGCTGGGTACGATAAATTTCCGTTAGGCAAGCCGAATACATTAACGAATTTCCGAACGAAATGAGTGCGTTAATTGCATTGTCAGGCGGGTTTCTGACGCGCTTTTCAAACGCAAAAAATTCACTTTGAGTCTTGAGCAATAGCGGCCATGCTTCATAGTACATTTGGCGGATGTTTCCTTCAAGCCCCATCAACGTTGGAATGTCGCCTGCTGCAATCAAAGTATCCGCGTAATCCGATATTTTTTCTATTATTTTTTGTAAGGGTTCTATATTTTCCGGCTTCAACGATTGCTTTCTTGAATCAGCTATATAATATTTTAAATTCTTTAAAATATTAAGTGCGGCTGCAGAAATAAATTCTCGTGCAAGTTCAATTCGCTTCTTTGCAGCCGTATAATGCTTTACTTGTTGAACAATCACATATCCAGAAATCAAATAATCACGTGGATAAAATGTACCCGAATAATATCCATAATAATTAAATAAATGTAGCGGGATTTTTTCTTTAGCCAAGAAATTGAAAAACTTTGTATTAAAACTGGTTTCCCCAAACACATAAAACGCATCGATGCTATTTATAGGAACAACTTTTCGCTTGGCATTATCTCCTTCAGGATAGCTCTCTGCTGAGAGATCAAATGACTCATCGGAAGCATCGGAAAACCATGCGTCTGGGTCTGTTTCGACAGTAGATTCTTCCTGGTTAATCGTAGGAACAAACCGGATAGTGTTATCTTTTCGCTGCAAAATCCCATTAGAAAATATATAATATGCTTGTTTGCTTGGGGTTGTGGTGGACATATTTTTATCTTTTTATTATTTAAAATAAAAGATTTTCATTCTTTACTTCATTTCTTTTACCATTCCAAAGCCCATTGAATTTGAATCACCAAAGCCGCATTCATATCCTATTTTTATT
Above is a window of Chloroherpeton thalassium ATCC 35110 DNA encoding:
- the cas1b gene encoding type I-B CRISPR-associated endonuclease Cas1b — protein: MSTTTPSKQAYYIFSNGILQRKDNTIRFVPTINQEESTVETDPDAWFSDASDESFDLSAESYPEGDNAKRKVVPINSIDAFYVFGETSFNTKFFNFLAKEKIPLHLFNYYGYYSGTFYPRDYLISGYVIVQQVKHYTAAKKRIELAREFISAAALNILKNLKYYIADSRKQSLKPENIEPLQKIIEKISDYADTLIAAGDIPTLMGLEGNIRQMYYEAWPLLLKTQSEFFAFEKRVRNPPDNAINALISFGNSLMYSACLTEIYRTQLHPAISFLHEPSERRFSLALDLAEIFKPIFVDRIIFKLINTQALQAKHFAQAMNFCHLNNAGQKIFVSEFEDKLRTTIKHRSLDRQVSFRRLIRLECYRLIKHLLGEKNYEGFKIWW
- the cas2 gene encoding CRISPR-associated endonuclease Cas2; translated protein: MYYIAVYDVGEKRVGKMLKIFRKYLHHIQNSVFEGELTDADFLRLKIEVKKLYKPNEDSVIFFSLTGKYLQKEVLGEEKRSPSNFI